The following proteins are encoded in a genomic region of Alteromonadaceae bacterium 2753L.S.0a.02:
- a CDS encoding maltose/moltooligosaccharide transporter → MQTVNTVQKPQLHFLQIWNMCFGFLGIQFGFALQNANVSRIFQTLGAEIDQIPILWVAAPLTGLLVQPIIGYMSDRTWTRLGRRRPYFLYGALLTTVALIIMPHSATLWIAAGMLWILDASINITMEPFRAFVGDMLPSSQRATGYLMQSFFIGVGAIIASALPWILSNVFNVAASAPLGEVPDAVRYSFYFGAVVLFTSVAWTVLSTREYSPEQLAAFEPENQLTAASASSNQKYFNIKTALIWLTSGIFLAFCVDTFAWNKQLYLICGGAIIYGIFQALAHKLETSNRRNNPFYEICESLATMPQTMRRLAWVQFFSWMALFAMWIYTTAAVTDFHYHSIDPSSTAYNEGANWVGVLFAAYNGFAAIAAMVIPTMVKRFGAQRAHQINLGIGALSFLSFLIIRDPHWLLLSMVGVGFAWASILSIPYALLADALPANKMGIYMGIFNFFIVIPQLLAASLLGLFIKFVAGGSAIYVFVLGAVLWILAALAVSRVKSLEVQP, encoded by the coding sequence ATGCAAACTGTTAACACCGTCCAAAAACCGCAACTCCACTTTCTGCAAATCTGGAACATGTGTTTCGGATTTCTCGGTATTCAATTTGGATTCGCACTGCAAAATGCCAATGTAAGCCGCATTTTTCAAACTCTCGGTGCCGAGATTGACCAGATCCCGATTTTATGGGTCGCCGCACCGCTTACTGGCTTATTGGTACAACCCATAATTGGTTATATGAGCGATCGCACCTGGACGCGCCTCGGGCGGCGGCGCCCGTATTTTTTATACGGTGCACTCCTAACCACCGTTGCACTAATTATTATGCCCCACTCTGCCACGTTATGGATCGCTGCCGGTATGCTGTGGATTCTCGATGCTTCCATCAATATTACCATGGAACCCTTTCGCGCCTTTGTAGGCGATATGCTTCCCAGTAGCCAACGTGCCACCGGCTATTTGATGCAAAGTTTTTTTATTGGCGTAGGCGCTATTATCGCTTCTGCTCTACCATGGATTTTAAGTAATGTCTTTAATGTTGCTGCCAGTGCACCGCTGGGTGAAGTGCCCGATGCGGTGCGTTACAGTTTTTATTTCGGCGCAGTGGTGCTGTTTACCAGCGTTGCATGGACCGTGTTAAGCACGCGAGAATACAGCCCGGAACAACTAGCCGCTTTCGAACCAGAAAACCAACTAACTGCAGCAAGCGCTTCCTCAAATCAGAAATATTTTAATATTAAAACGGCTCTTATTTGGTTGACTTCAGGTATCTTTCTGGCTTTTTGTGTGGATACATTCGCTTGGAATAAACAACTTTACCTAATCTGTGGCGGTGCCATTATTTACGGAATTTTTCAAGCTCTCGCTCACAAGCTGGAAACCAGCAATCGCCGCAATAACCCTTTTTACGAAATTTGCGAAAGTCTGGCGACCATGCCGCAAACCATGCGACGCCTGGCTTGGGTGCAATTTTTCTCGTGGATGGCGTTATTCGCGATGTGGATCTATACCACAGCAGCGGTAACCGACTTTCATTACCACAGCATCGATCCCAGTAGTACGGCCTATAACGAAGGTGCAAATTGGGTCGGAGTGTTGTTTGCCGCCTACAATGGTTTTGCGGCTATTGCTGCCATGGTTATTCCCACTATGGTAAAACGCTTTGGTGCGCAACGTGCGCATCAGATAAATTTAGGGATTGGCGCGCTTTCGTTTTTATCGTTTTTGATCATTCGCGACCCACACTGGTTATTGTTATCTATGGTGGGCGTAGGCTTCGCCTGGGCCTCCATTTTATCGATACCCTACGCCCTACTTGCTGATGCTTTACCCGCAAATAAAATGGGTATCTATATGGGAATATTTAATTTCTTTATTGTGATCCCACAATTACTCGCTGCAAGTTTATTAGGCCTTTTTATAAAATTTGTGGCTGGCGGTTCTGCCATTTATGTTTTCGTTCTCGGTGCTGTGCTCTGGATACTCGCCGCATTAGCTGTGTCACGTGTTAAATCACTTGAGGTGCAACCATGA
- a CDS encoding glucoamylase has product MKPFFALVSSFCLTLLACSPEKSRIEANTSPASQLSAFGAPGEHPYWSYAGKTGIGTSYEAYNENGFNDQHPTTGNVSKVWFSLAQGGITEVMYGLIHEAQLKDLQFVVVGENFVDIDQLHTKSDIRYLAQDDAGRPLAPAYTITNWDRENIYTLQKDIFTDPDNQTLFVRVTAQTTQPISVYAVLNPHMNNDGWGDRAWQSPAGLHSEDSGVFLTLATEPAFTESSVGFEGNSDGITDLNDGKLDWHFSNTGEQRGNVVLTAKLFDVKPNETHQNDLVIGFGASETASVSATKKTLAAGYKKVLANYVGTGDAVGWQDYLKSLDHLPALQKTATDGGALLNASALVLKVQEDKTHAGALIASLSNPWGDTVSAAKGATGYKAVWPRDFYQCAMALLALGDTQTPRVAFEYLKKIQVDENTPGNKGDGGWFLQKTHVDGEPEWVAVQLDQTAMPIMLGWKLWQHGVFTDEEIKRWFEVMLKPAANFLVHGGKLDLGWAEPNLKPPYTQQERWEEQAGYSPSTMAAIIAGLVSAADIATLSGEGASTIAYLTAADSYSKQLEDLTFTSEGVFGDGHYYLRATPNGKPNQPAQLADRNGRGKLNTLQILDGGFLELVRYGVRPANDDAITRSLSILNDQNLPEKLRVHYEFEFTGETGKFPGWRRYGDDGYGEDKLTGLNYGASGKNGGDGGGMSPDQRGRVWPFFTGEHAHYQLAAGMPVNNIRKRYVRAMELFANDGLMLPEQVWDGVGVNPANRYVTGEGTNGATPLAWTHAEYVKLLRSLSDGKVWDFYPAVGARYSQK; this is encoded by the coding sequence ATGAAGCCGTTTTTTGCTCTTGTTTCCAGTTTTTGTCTGACATTACTTGCCTGCTCGCCAGAAAAATCGAGAATAGAGGCCAATACCTCACCAGCGAGTCAGTTAAGCGCTTTCGGCGCACCGGGCGAGCACCCCTATTGGTCTTACGCAGGAAAAACCGGAATAGGCACGTCTTACGAAGCCTACAACGAGAATGGCTTTAACGATCAGCACCCCACCACCGGAAATGTTTCAAAAGTCTGGTTTTCACTGGCCCAAGGTGGCATTACCGAAGTGATGTATGGCCTCATTCATGAAGCACAACTGAAAGATTTGCAGTTCGTGGTGGTGGGGGAAAATTTTGTAGACATCGATCAATTGCACACCAAATCCGATATCCGCTATCTTGCACAAGATGACGCTGGGCGCCCGCTTGCACCCGCATACACAATTACTAATTGGGATAGAGAAAATATTTATACGCTGCAAAAAGATATTTTTACCGACCCCGATAATCAAACCCTGTTTGTTCGCGTTACGGCACAAACGACACAGCCAATTAGCGTTTATGCCGTGCTCAATCCGCACATGAACAACGATGGCTGGGGAGATCGTGCCTGGCAAAGCCCAGCGGGTTTACACAGTGAAGACAGCGGCGTTTTTCTAACACTGGCCACAGAACCCGCTTTCACGGAAAGTTCTGTGGGATTTGAAGGAAATTCCGATGGCATTACTGATTTAAACGACGGCAAATTAGACTGGCATTTCTCTAATACCGGCGAGCAGCGTGGTAACGTTGTGCTCACTGCAAAGTTATTTGATGTAAAGCCCAATGAAACCCATCAGAATGATTTGGTCATTGGTTTCGGCGCAAGCGAAACCGCCAGCGTAAGTGCCACGAAAAAAACATTGGCAGCAGGCTATAAAAAAGTGCTCGCTAATTACGTCGGCACAGGTGACGCAGTGGGATGGCAGGACTACCTGAAATCGCTCGATCATTTACCAGCCCTCCAAAAAACCGCTACCGATGGCGGCGCTCTGCTAAATGCCAGCGCTTTGGTGTTAAAAGTTCAGGAAGATAAAACCCACGCCGGTGCACTGATAGCGTCTCTTTCGAACCCCTGGGGTGACACTGTCTCCGCCGCAAAAGGCGCAACAGGTTACAAAGCTGTATGGCCGCGCGATTTCTATCAGTGTGCCATGGCGCTGCTCGCGCTTGGCGATACTCAAACTCCACGAGTTGCCTTCGAGTATTTGAAAAAAATTCAGGTGGACGAAAATACCCCCGGTAATAAAGGCGATGGCGGTTGGTTTTTACAGAAAACCCATGTTGATGGCGAACCTGAATGGGTAGCGGTGCAATTGGATCAAACAGCCATGCCGATTATGCTCGGTTGGAAATTATGGCAGCACGGCGTATTCACCGATGAAGAAATAAAGCGTTGGTTCGAGGTGATGTTGAAGCCGGCGGCCAATTTTCTGGTACATGGCGGCAAGTTAGATTTAGGCTGGGCAGAACCCAATTTAAAGCCACCCTATACACAACAGGAACGCTGGGAAGAACAAGCCGGTTACTCTCCCTCTACCATGGCTGCAATTATCGCTGGGCTGGTAAGTGCTGCTGATATCGCCACACTTTCCGGTGAAGGCGCTAGCACAATCGCCTATTTAACAGCGGCTGATTCATACAGCAAACAACTGGAGGATCTCACCTTTACCTCTGAAGGTGTATTTGGTGATGGCCACTATTATCTGCGCGCCACCCCCAATGGTAAACCCAACCAACCCGCCCAACTGGCAGATCGTAATGGTCGCGGCAAGCTTAATACGCTACAAATTCTCGATGGCGGATTTTTGGAGTTAGTGCGCTATGGTGTTAGGCCTGCAAATGACGACGCAATCACACGCAGTCTTAGCATTCTTAATGATCAAAATTTGCCTGAAAAATTGCGGGTTCACTATGAGTTCGAATTTACCGGCGAAACCGGTAAGTTCCCAGGCTGGCGCCGCTACGGCGACGACGGCTACGGCGAAGATAAACTCACAGGTTTAAATTATGGTGCCAGCGGCAAAAACGGAGGCGATGGCGGAGGCATGAGCCCCGATCAACGCGGCCGGGTATGGCCTTTCTTTACCGGAGAACACGCCCACTACCAACTGGCTGCAGGCATGCCGGTAAACAACATTCGAAAGCGTTATGTACGCGCTATGGAATTATTTGCCAACGACGGTTTAATGTTGCCCGAACAAGTGTGGGATGGCGTAGGTGTTAACCCCGCTAATCGCTATGTGACCGGCGAAGGCACCAACGGTGCAACACCCCTGGCGTGGACCCATGCTGAATATGTGAAGTTATTGCGATCACTCAGTGATGGTAAGGTCTGGGATTTTTATCCAGCGGTGGGAGCTCGGTATTCTCAAAAATAA
- a CDS encoding LacI family transcriptional regulator, giving the protein MRDSKPTSLDIAHLAGVSQPTVSRALRNSPLVSAETRARVQAIARELNYKVDVSARNLRSKRTNTLAVLLCEDPGSGEAAINPFFLAMLGSITHAAARVGYDVLISFQQLSDDWNADYQDSNKADGIIFLGYGDYSSYIQKISALDEAGAHFITWGPVIPGQPGHFIGCDNKQGGFEATQHLITTGRKSIAFIGDISNDHPEFMERHHGYCDALATVNLHANSALQLEAESSEQSGYNACQQLLAAGESFDAIFCASDLIAIGTIKALSEVGLEVPQKIAVVGYDDIPTAKYMSPSLTTVDQNVLQAGAILVDSLLQLIAGEEISSELLPTRLVVRQSSITT; this is encoded by the coding sequence GTGCGCGACAGCAAACCCACTTCACTGGATATCGCCCATCTCGCTGGGGTTTCACAACCCACCGTCTCGCGTGCGCTGCGCAACAGTCCCCTTGTGAGCGCAGAAACTCGAGCCAGGGTACAGGCCATAGCCCGCGAGTTGAATTATAAGGTGGATGTCAGCGCCCGAAATTTACGCTCGAAACGCACCAATACCCTTGCGGTACTGCTGTGTGAAGATCCGGGTAGTGGCGAGGCGGCGATAAACCCTTTTTTTTTGGCGATGCTTGGAAGTATCACTCACGCAGCTGCGCGGGTGGGTTACGATGTGCTTATTTCGTTCCAACAGTTGAGTGACGATTGGAATGCTGATTATCAGGATTCTAATAAAGCCGATGGCATTATTTTTTTAGGTTACGGCGATTATTCCAGCTATATCCAGAAAATTTCAGCACTGGATGAAGCCGGTGCACACTTTATTACCTGGGGGCCGGTGATTCCCGGCCAGCCGGGGCATTTTATTGGTTGTGATAATAAACAGGGGGGATTCGAGGCAACGCAGCACCTTATTACCACCGGTCGTAAATCTATTGCCTTTATCGGCGATATATCCAATGACCATCCTGAATTTATGGAGCGGCATCACGGCTATTGTGACGCATTAGCCACAGTCAATCTGCACGCAAATTCAGCATTACAATTGGAAGCGGAATCGTCAGAACAGAGCGGTTATAACGCCTGCCAACAATTGCTTGCTGCGGGTGAAAGTTTCGATGCAATTTTCTGTGCGAGTGACTTAATTGCCATTGGTACTATTAAAGCGTTAAGTGAGGTGGGCTTGGAGGTACCTCAGAAAATAGCGGTTGTGGGTTACGACGATATTCCCACAGCAAAATATATGTCGCCATCACTGACTACAGTCGATCAGAATGTTCTACAGGCTGGAGCTATTTTGGTGGATAGTTTACTGCAGCTTATCGCTGGTGAAGAAATAAGCTCAGAATTGTTGCCAACACGGCTTGTTGTGAGGCAGTCCTCAATAACGACTTAG
- a CDS encoding pimeloyl-ACP methyl ester carboxylesterase → MPYATTNDHTRIYYTIKGSGAPLLMIMGQGLDHSAWGSLLEEYAQHFRVIAYDHRGTGKSDKPEFPPYSTRGFASDAVAVLDAASVERAHVFGISMGGRIAQWLAIDYAQRVAAMVLACTTPGNAHGIARPKWVDILFATGNRRKLKDLMVSPEWAATNQEFEALWREQTENPPPTHTQKLHYLASQGHNCWDELQLIRAPTLLIHGSDDVVNVPENSNLLQQGIKGSKKIIIPSGKHFFFFEHRQQTKTALLDFLTAHKITV, encoded by the coding sequence ATGCCCTACGCCACAACCAACGACCATACCCGCATTTATTACACGATTAAGGGAAGTGGAGCACCACTGTTAATGATTATGGGGCAAGGTTTGGATCATTCTGCATGGGGTTCTTTGCTGGAAGAATACGCGCAACATTTTCGGGTAATTGCCTACGATCATCGCGGTACCGGCAAAAGCGACAAACCGGAATTCCCACCTTATAGCACCCGAGGATTCGCAAGCGATGCCGTTGCCGTGCTGGACGCAGCGAGCGTGGAGCGAGCTCACGTTTTTGGTATTTCAATGGGCGGACGCATCGCCCAATGGCTTGCGATAGATTATGCACAGCGCGTGGCCGCCATGGTGCTAGCTTGCACCACACCCGGTAATGCTCATGGCATTGCCCGGCCCAAGTGGGTGGATATTTTATTTGCCACAGGCAATCGCAGAAAATTAAAAGACCTTATGGTATCGCCAGAGTGGGCTGCAACTAATCAAGAGTTCGAAGCACTCTGGCGCGAGCAAACGGAAAACCCGCCGCCCACTCACACTCAAAAACTTCACTATCTCGCCAGCCAGGGTCACAATTGCTGGGATGAATTGCAATTAATTCGCGCACCCACCTTACTAATTCATGGCAGTGACGACGTCGTTAACGTGCCGGAAAATTCTAATTTACTCCAGCAAGGTATTAAAGGCAGTAAAAAGATAATTATTCCATCCGGAAAGCATTTTTTCTTTTTTGAACATCGACAACAAACCAAAACTGCCCTGCTAGACTTCTTAACTGCTCACAAAATAACGGTATGA
- a CDS encoding PAS domain S-box-containing protein/diguanylate cyclase (GGDEF)-like protein, which translates to MQNALYFDSEGSQLRLMKAIKNNFAVHGLKVHAFVDHEKALHNLEQDDYLNDEPTVAIIGPEIEKAIVLARKIRGLVPDIQFLFLADSELSQLAYNLKSPAGGVSSDWEIVDTGKQDFAGHLNDKLNLLLKKRRFRTTLSGINRSLRKSSKPVVSDLNRYSVSLKYLAHIVEHAHDGIIATTLEGVIVKWNLAAENIFKLIASEAIGRSIFDIVPGQWAGQLPVYYRELMSTKAGYKEYEIVLHDAEEQGQQKQICDISLSLIRDESQQKIGVAAFVRDITERKISEKVLEDIRKDLERMSFEDGLTGISNRRQFDRVYQKEWQRMQRYCKPLSVALLDIDYFKNYNDNYGHLGGDECLKLVAKTLRKFTKRSSDLVARYGGEEFVLLLPDTSLDAAVQLAERCRDAVRELKIPHEYSRTDSCITISAGVTSVVPNPSLSPNSLLSEADALLYLAKRNGRNRVCMCR; encoded by the coding sequence ATGCAGAATGCACTTTATTTTGACAGCGAAGGCTCGCAGTTAAGGTTAATGAAAGCGATCAAAAATAACTTTGCCGTGCACGGGCTTAAGGTTCACGCTTTTGTCGACCATGAGAAGGCCTTGCACAATTTGGAACAGGATGATTATTTAAACGATGAGCCAACAGTAGCGATTATCGGTCCAGAGATAGAAAAAGCTATAGTGCTGGCACGTAAAATTCGTGGCCTGGTGCCAGACATTCAATTTTTGTTTCTCGCTGACAGTGAGCTGTCGCAACTTGCTTACAATTTAAAATCCCCGGCGGGAGGTGTATCGAGCGATTGGGAAATTGTCGATACTGGAAAACAGGATTTTGCGGGTCATCTCAATGACAAGTTAAACCTGCTGCTTAAAAAACGTCGCTTCCGAACAACCTTGAGTGGTATTAACCGAAGCCTGAGGAAAAGTTCAAAACCTGTAGTATCAGATTTGAATCGCTACTCGGTATCGTTGAAGTATTTAGCGCATATTGTTGAGCATGCCCACGACGGTATTATTGCGACAACTTTGGAGGGGGTGATTGTAAAATGGAATTTAGCCGCTGAAAATATATTTAAGTTGATCGCCAGCGAAGCTATAGGTCGGTCGATTTTCGACATTGTTCCTGGTCAATGGGCCGGACAGCTTCCGGTTTACTATCGCGAATTGATGTCGACGAAAGCGGGTTATAAGGAATATGAAATCGTGTTGCACGATGCGGAAGAACAGGGTCAACAAAAACAAATATGCGATATTAGTCTCTCGCTGATTCGGGATGAATCTCAACAAAAAATTGGCGTAGCCGCGTTTGTGCGAGATATAACCGAACGTAAGATTTCGGAAAAAGTGTTGGAAGACATCCGCAAGGATTTAGAGCGCATGTCGTTTGAAGATGGGCTTACCGGTATTTCAAATCGTCGCCAATTTGATCGAGTTTATCAGAAAGAATGGCAGCGCATGCAGCGCTATTGTAAGCCATTGTCAGTTGCTTTGTTGGATATCGATTATTTTAAAAACTATAACGACAACTACGGTCATTTGGGTGGCGATGAATGCTTGAAACTCGTTGCAAAAACCTTGCGTAAGTTTACCAAGCGATCTTCCGATCTGGTGGCGCGGTATGGCGGTGAGGAGTTTGTACTTTTATTGCCAGACACCTCATTGGATGCCGCAGTGCAACTCGCAGAGAGGTGTCGCGACGCGGTTCGCGAGCTAAAAATTCCCCATGAATATTCACGCACGGACAGTTGTATTACCATTAGCGCTGGCGTAACCTCAGTAGTACCTAATCCTTCCTTATCACCCAACAGCCTGCTGTCTGAGGCCGATGCGTTGCTTTACTTAGCTAAACGCAACGGTAGAAATCGGGTGTGCATGTGCCGTTAA
- a CDS encoding alkylation response protein AidB-like acyl-CoA dehydrogenase, with the protein MNEFLSESIVQLRDVVQELTAAEITPKAQQTDENATWPQHSITALADAGLLGLHVPKYYGGREQGLLALAVLGETIAGGCASSALCYAMHCVGSAVIAAKATPYHEEKYLAPIAKNQHLTTLALSEKGTGAHFYMPQTHLELQKDQYIVNGTKQFVTNGGYADSYVISTLTSEHDVEAGDFSCLIVDSDCEGISWADPWRGLGMRGNASRAMTLDNVAVPVANLLGEEGDQIWYTFEVVAPYFLIGMAGAYLGIAQAALDTTVSHLGARSYNHSGTRLAEVSTLQYRLAEMSIAVEKTRGLLYRAAYLGDIGDPQAIVSILMAKADAADLAVYVTNQAMTCCGGIAYAENGLLARLLRDARAAHVMSPTTDLLKLWTGRFLLDLPLI; encoded by the coding sequence ATGAACGAATTTCTATCCGAATCAATAGTGCAACTTCGCGATGTGGTTCAAGAACTAACTGCCGCTGAAATTACACCAAAAGCTCAGCAGACAGACGAGAATGCAACCTGGCCGCAGCACTCGATTACAGCCCTTGCCGACGCTGGGCTTTTAGGGCTGCACGTTCCAAAGTATTACGGTGGCCGAGAGCAGGGCCTGCTGGCGCTCGCCGTTTTGGGTGAAACCATCGCCGGTGGCTGTGCGTCCTCCGCGCTGTGTTACGCCATGCACTGTGTGGGTTCCGCGGTGATTGCCGCCAAGGCTACGCCCTATCACGAAGAAAAATATTTAGCCCCCATCGCCAAAAATCAGCACCTTACAACTCTGGCGCTTTCTGAAAAGGGCACCGGGGCACATTTCTACATGCCACAAACACACCTTGAATTACAGAAAGATCAGTACATTGTAAATGGTACCAAGCAGTTTGTGACCAATGGCGGCTATGCCGATTCCTATGTGATTTCAACCTTGACCAGCGAGCACGACGTCGAGGCTGGAGATTTCTCGTGCCTGATTGTCGATAGTGATTGCGAAGGTATTAGTTGGGCTGATCCCTGGCGCGGTTTAGGTATGCGGGGAAATGCCTCTCGCGCGATGACCTTAGATAATGTTGCGGTACCGGTTGCAAACCTGCTCGGCGAAGAAGGAGATCAGATCTGGTATACCTTTGAAGTGGTCGCTCCTTATTTTCTCATAGGTATGGCGGGTGCCTATCTGGGAATCGCGCAAGCGGCATTGGATACAACGGTTAGTCATTTAGGCGCGCGTTCTTACAACCATTCAGGCACACGCCTTGCCGAGGTTTCTACCTTGCAATACCGTTTAGCTGAAATGAGCATAGCTGTGGAAAAAACGCGCGGTTTGTTGTACCGCGCGGCTTATCTGGGGGACATCGGAGACCCCCAAGCGATTGTCTCCATTCTTATGGCTAAGGCAGACGCCGCTGATCTCGCGGTGTATGTAACCAATCAAGCCATGACCTGCTGTGGAGGTATAGCCTATGCCGAAAATGGTCTGCTGGCTCGGTTGTTGCGAGACGCGCGCGCAGCGCATGTGATGTCTCCAACTACCGATTTGTTAAAACTGTGGACAGGTCGGTTCCTCCTAGATCTTCCCCTTATTTAA
- a CDS encoding putative acetyltransferase — protein MPELKPPCLAVENYQMGCHAELWPVFYSAIHEVCREHYTQVQIRAWAPDNLDKGIWKNKMEAIKPFVARIDGRVAGYADIQADGLIDHFFVHADYQRMGVGRALMHKILESGAAMPQLYSHVSITAKPFYSHYGFRATQENRPLIRGVALTNYLMKKTPP, from the coding sequence GTGCCTGAACTAAAACCGCCGTGCCTCGCCGTCGAAAATTACCAGATGGGTTGCCACGCAGAACTTTGGCCGGTATTTTACAGTGCCATCCATGAGGTGTGCCGGGAACACTACACCCAGGTGCAGATACGGGCTTGGGCGCCCGACAATTTGGATAAAGGCATCTGGAAAAACAAAATGGAAGCTATCAAACCCTTTGTGGCACGTATTGATGGTAGGGTGGCTGGTTATGCAGATATACAAGCCGATGGTTTAATCGACCATTTTTTTGTTCATGCTGATTATCAGCGTATGGGTGTAGGCCGTGCGCTCATGCACAAAATTCTTGAAAGCGGCGCAGCAATGCCACAGCTGTATTCTCATGTGAGTATTACCGCAAAACCCTTTTACAGCCACTATGGCTTTCGAGCCACACAAGAAAATCGCCCGCTTATCCGTGGCGTTGCACTCACCAATTATTTAATGAAAAAAACTCCGCCTTGA
- a CDS encoding mechanosensitive ion channel-like protein: protein MEFLAWLAPSLSQAEWWAHGTIFVVNILLLLLAKPFLNFITVGHASSKNTLRLFRSLNVVILVLHALDLALLRISDNYQHSFIKVGLSFAAIYTALLGYSLLCYLSRRRFGIEKTIDEKTIYLDTYSSRLIDIILLFVVVLATIYALIKIWGADSMLETTGIFGILAAFLAFTSSSWAPDIIGGLIILNTQMLEDGDVVIVEGFPDEYVISKVTLFYVVLYDVRNNHRTLIRNNRFVSSKIDNLSRVASNDGIRQRLVYKIGYPDFTKLEGEGKTKAIAGFNTRVDRMFNSAFEKCVQNKNVKINEVKPFEWAMTNAGDYALHYSLWVYLARIPNTKVTATIRKHLMGTLHQVNEAVYQASLSENISLATPVLNQVSIDPPEQQS from the coding sequence ATGGAATTCCTAGCGTGGTTAGCGCCTTCCCTAAGTCAAGCGGAATGGTGGGCACACGGTACCATCTTTGTCGTTAATATATTGCTGTTGTTATTGGCGAAACCCTTTCTCAACTTCATCACAGTTGGCCATGCCAGTAGTAAAAATACACTGCGGCTATTCCGGTCTTTAAACGTAGTAATTCTTGTTCTGCACGCGCTCGACCTGGCTCTGCTGCGAATCAGCGATAACTACCAACATTCGTTTATTAAAGTCGGGTTAAGTTTCGCCGCCATCTACACGGCATTGTTGGGTTACAGTTTATTGTGTTATCTATCACGTCGCCGTTTTGGTATTGAGAAAACCATTGACGAAAAAACCATTTATCTGGATACCTACAGTTCACGCCTTATCGATATTATTTTACTGTTCGTGGTTGTGCTGGCCACGATCTATGCGCTGATAAAAATCTGGGGCGCCGACAGCATGCTGGAAACTACCGGCATTTTCGGTATTCTCGCTGCATTTCTTGCGTTTACCAGCAGCAGTTGGGCGCCCGATATCATTGGCGGTTTAATTATTCTTAATACCCAGATGCTGGAAGATGGCGATGTGGTGATTGTGGAAGGGTTCCCAGATGAATATGTGATTAGCAAAGTTACCTTGTTTTATGTCGTGCTCTACGATGTTCGCAACAATCATCGTACTCTAATTCGTAATAACCGATTTGTGAGCAGTAAAATCGACAATCTCAGCCGGGTTGCCTCGAATGATGGTATTCGTCAGCGGCTGGTTTATAAAATAGGCTACCCAGATTTTACGAAGCTGGAAGGCGAAGGTAAAACAAAAGCCATTGCCGGATTTAACACGCGCGTTGATCGTATGTTTAATAGCGCTTTTGAAAAGTGTGTACAAAATAAAAATGTAAAAATAAATGAGGTAAAACCCTTTGAATGGGCGATGACAAATGCGGGCGATTACGCATTGCACTATTCATTGTGGGTTTATCTCGCTCGTATCCCCAACACCAAGGTAACAGCTACCATCCGTAAACATTTAATGGGAACGCTTCATCAGGTAAACGAAGCGGTGTATCAGGCATCGCTCTCAGAAAATATTTCCCTGGCGACTCCAGTGTTAAATCAGGTAAGTATAGATCCTCCAGAACAGCAATCGTAG